From the genome of Leishmania infantum JPCM5 genome chromosome 34, one region includes:
- a CDS encoding DNA topoisomerase IB, large subunit: protein MKVENSKMGVKREQSHSNEDEEINEEDLNWWEQENLRIAMKGERRWETLAHNGVLFPPEYEPHGIPIFYDGREFKMTPEEEEVATMFAVMKEHDYYRMEVFRRNFFESWREILDKRQHPIRRLELCDFEPIYQWHLVQREKKLSRTKEEKKAIKEKQDAEAEPYRYCVWDGRREQVANFRVEPPGLFRGRGKHPLMGKLKVRVQPEDITINIGETAEVPVPPAGHKWAAVQHDHTVTWLAMWRDSVAGNMKYVMLAPSSSVKGQSDMVKFEKARKLKDKVDDIRASYMEDFKSNDLHVAQRAVAMYFIDRLALRVGNEKGEDEADTVGCCSLRVEHIQLMPDNIVRFDFLGKDSIRYQNDVAVLPEVYALLQRFTRRKSPGMDIFDQLNPTQLNDHLKSFMDGLSAKVFRTYNASITLDRWFKEKPVDPKWSTADKLAYFNKANTEVAILCNHQKSVSKNFKLQMMQLTTKSEYTRKTIELLEKAEVTAKKKSVEEAAKEFLEEQDRMQREWLESYGTEEQKKEFEEIVAKRAAPRVRSEKKKSTSGAKKAESASGKKRAAKKKKSAKKGGKVLSKKAASKSSKKAPKKLKEEDEDDVPLVSMAAKTKKTAGVKRQRANKVVSDDDDVPLAALRV from the coding sequence ATGAAGGTGGAGAATAGCAAGATGGGGGTGAAGCGAGAGCAGAGCCACTCCAATGAGGATGAAGAAATCAACGAGGAGGACCTGAACTGGTGGGAGCAGGAAAACCTCCGTATCGCCATGAAGGGCGAGCGTCGCTGGGAGACGCTGGCCCACAACGGCGTCCTTTTTCCACCCGAGTACGAGCCCCACGGCATCCCCATCTTCTACGACGGACGCGAGTTCAAGATGAcgccggaggaggaagaggtggcgaCGATGTTCGCCGTGATGAAGGAGCACGACTACTACCGTATGGAGGTGTTCCGGCGCAACTTCTTCGAAAGCTGGCGCGAGATCCTGGACAAGCGCCAGCACCCCATCCGTCGCCTGGAGCTCTGCGACTTCGAGCCCATTTATCAGTGgcacctcgtccagcgggaaAAGAAGCTCAGCCGGacgaaagaagaaaagaaggccATCAAGGAGAAGCAGGACGCGGAGGCAGAACCGTACCGATACTGCGTGTGGGACGGGCGTCGCGAGCAGGTGGCGAATTTCCGCGTTGAGCCGCCGGGACTGTTCCGCGGACGCGGCAAGCACCCGCTAATGGGCAAGCTGaaggtgcgcgtgcagccggAGGACATTACAATCAATATTGGCGAGACGGCTgaggtgccggtgccgcctgcgGGGCACAAATGGGCTGCTGTGCAGCACGACCACACCGTGACGTGGCTTGCCATGTGGCGCGACAGCGTGGCTGGAAACATGAAGTACGTCATGCTCGCCCCGTCTTCCAGTGTCAAGGGACAGTCCGACATGGTGAAGTTCGAGAAGGCACGCAAGCTCAAAGACAAAGTGGATGACATTCGCGCATCCTACATGGAGGATTTCAAGTCCAATGATTTgcacgtggcgcagcgggccgTCGCCATGTACTTTATTGACCGCCTCGCCCTCCGCGTTGGTAATGAGAagggcgaggacgaggcggatACGGTGGGTTGCTGCTCGCTGCGTGTGGAGCACATCCAGCTCATGCCGGACAACATCGTGCGGTTCGACTTCCTGGGCAAGGACTCGATCCGCTACCAGAACGatgtggcggtgctgccggagGTGTACGCGCTACTGCAGCGTTTCACTCGTCGTAAGTCGCCGGGCATGGACATCTTTGACCAGCTCAACCCCACGCAGCTGAATGACCACCTCAAGTCCTTCATGGACGGCCTCTCTGCCAAGGTGTTCCGTACCTACAATGCCTCCATCACCCTCGATCGGTGGTTCAAAGAAAAGCCGGTCGACCCCAAATGGTCCACCGCGGACAAGCTGGCCTACTTCAACAAGGCGAACACCGAGGTGGCCATTCTGTGCAACCATCAGAAGTCCGTCTCGAAGAACTTCAAGTTGCAGATGATGCAGCTGACCACCAAGTCCGAGTACACCCGCAAGACGATTGAGCTcctggagaaggcggaggtgaCCGCCAAGAAGAAGTCGGTCGAGGAGGCTGCGAAGGAGTTTCTggaggagcaggaccgcATGCAGCGCGAGTGGCTGGAGAGCTACGGCACGGAGGAGCAGAAGAAGGAGTTCGAGGAGATCGTGGCAaagcgtgcggcgccgcgcgtgcgGTCTGAGAAGAAGAAATCCACGTCGGGCGCCAAGAAGGCCGAGTCCGCATCTGGCAAGAAGAGGGCCGCCAAAAAGAAGAAGTCTGCCAAGAAGGGTGGAAAGGTGTTGAGCAAGAAGGCAGCAAGCAAGTCGTCCAAGAAGGCGCCAAAGAAGttgaaggaggaggacgaggacgacgtgCCGCTCGTGAGCATGGCAGCCAAGACGAAGAAGACGGCTGGCGtcaagcggcagcgcgccaacAAGGTGGTCAGTGACGACGATGATGTGCCTCTTGCAGCTTTGAGGGTGTAG